The DNA sequence GACTGGCGCGCAAAGCGCTATCGGGCATCGAAGCCAGTGAAATTACCCGACCAGTACCGCTGTGGGGCCTGCGGCGGGACCTACGAGGTCGAACACACCGAAAGCGGTCGGACGTGGACGACCGCGAGCGGCTACGGCGGCGCGAAAGCGGCGCTCGGCGACGACTGGTAGCACGACGGCGCAAGTCAGCCCGCTTCGATCCTCGACAGCGACAGCGTCTCGACAGCCCATCCGCTGGGTGGGGGAGCAGATGGCTTTCACCGTCCGATCACAGTGTCTCGCCGAAGAACGACCGTCTTCGAAGACGTATCGAGTTGACCGCGGAACACTTATTCGCCTCACGACACCTGTTTCTGGTATGGGAATACTCGAGCAGATGCTGGGGAAGACACGCCCCGGGGAACAGGGCATCGAAGGGCAATCGTACACGCTTCCGAAGGAGACACACGACTTCGTCTATCCCGTCGCGATCCGGCGCGACGAACTCGAGGCGTTCGCCGAACTGGTCGCAGCTGAAGCGGACGCGCCGCCGCTTGCGGACACCAGCGACGACCTCCAGTCAGTCTTCGACGGAATGATCGGCGAGGGAGAGGTCAACGCCGAGGAGTTGGCCGAGCAGTTGTCCAGCCCCCGGCAGGCAGTCGAACCCATACTCGCCACCTGGCAGGACGCAGTCGACCAGGACATCGGCGTCGTCTACGCCCGCGTGGGTGCCTACGAGAACCTGCTGGCGTTCGTCAAGTTCTGCAAGCAACGTGACGAGGACGGCGAGGATCCGTTCGAACTCCCCGAAACCTTCTCCGAGGCGGCGGCGCTGCTCAAACGGCTCGAGGCGGGAACCGATACCCAGTACCGTGCGCTGGTCCACACTGATCTCTTGCCCGACGAATAACGGAACCCCGAAAACGGCTCTGTCTCCGGTGGCTTAGACGATCGTCTCGAGTGTCTCGAGCGACGCGAGTTCGTAGGTCGGCACGTGCTCGCTGGGTTCGTCGCGACCGAGGTCGAGCCAGGCCGAGTCGAGTCCCATCGCGTTCGCGCCCGCGATGTCGGCATGGAGCGAGTCGCCGACGTGAATCGCCGCGTCCGGCGTGACCGCGAGTTCGGTCAGTGCGCGTTCGAACGGTGCCGCGCTCGGTTTGGGAGCGATGCCCGCGCTCGGTTCGGTAAACACCCGCACGTCGAAGGCGTCCTCGATACCCAGCGTCCGGAGCTTCTGGGTCTGTGTCGGTCGACCGCCGTTCGTGATCAGTCCGACGTGGGCCCGGTCACGGGCGTACTCGAGGGCGGTTCGTGCGCCGGGACGGAACTCGACAGCGGTTGGATCCCGAACCTCGAGATACTCAGAGGCGAGTGTCGGCGCGATCTCCGTTTCGACGCCGGATCGGTCTGCGACTTCCGCGAAGAGGTGTTCGTAGAACTCGCGGTCCGTCTCGGCGGTCGGCAGGTCCGGAACCGCCGCTCGCAGCTCTGCTGGCGTACAGAACTGCTCGTGGCCGGCCCGGTCGAACGTCGCCTCGAGCAACTCCGTGGCGTCCTGCGTCGGCTCACAAAGCGTGCTGTCGAGGTCGAAATAGACCGCGTCGTAGGCTGCCATCTATGCTACTGTATGAGCGCGGACGTTCTCAACGTTTCGCCGACGAACTGGACTAGCTGTCGTTGGAATCACTAGCTAGACACCCTCGAAAGTCCAACCCGACGGTAGTTTGCCTGGGTGGCTGAAACGCGCCGATTGGTCGGATGGGGTTCGACTCGAGTCCACACAGCACTCCCACGAGCAGCGTTCGTGGGGTCGGCTGTGACAGGGTGGCTGCCTGTGGCGCTCGGATAGATCCTGCGGCCTCGTCATCGCTGCCCGATTCGCCACGTTCAAGCCGGTTCCCTTCGAGGGTCGATTTATGACGCGAACTGTCTGGGTAAAAGCCGACGACGCCGTCGGTGACTGGGACGACCGCCGAGCGCGAATCACCGCCGCGCTCGAGGCGGGTGCAGACTGGGTACTGGTCGACGAGGACGACGTCGAGCGTGTCCGCGAACTCGGCGACATCAACGTCGCAGCGTTCCGGACCGACGGCGACGTGACGCTGGTCGACGACATCGACGACGCCGAGAGCGACGACGAGCCGCCCACACAGGCCGACGCCATCATCGTCGGGAAAGAGGGCGAAGGCGACGCGACGATCGACCTGCCGGAGGACTTCTCCGGTTCGGCGGACCTCTCGACGCTGCGCCGCGACGGCGACTTCGAGCGAGGCGCGTACGTCCGTATCCTCAGCAAGGAGTACGAACACTTCGCCGAGACCGCCGCCGAGGAAGCCGACCACACGATCGTCGTCGGCGAGGACTGGACGATCATTCCCCTCGAGAACCTGATCGCCCGTATCGGCGAGGAGACAGACCTCGTCGCGGGCGTCACCAGCGCCGAGGAAGCCAAAACGGCCTTCGAGACCCTCGAGATCGGCTCCGACGCCGTCTTGCTCGACTCGGACGATCCCGACGAGATCCGCAAGACCGTCGAGGTCCGCGACGAGGCCGCCCGCGAGAGTCTCGATCTGGAGTACGCCGAAGTGCTCGACGTCGAACGGGCCGGCAGCGCCGACCGGGTCTGTGTCGATACCGGAAACCTGCTCGAGCACGACGAGGGGATGCTCGTCGGCTCGATGAGTCGCGGGCTGGTGTTCGTCCACGCCGAAACGGCCGAATCGCCGTACGTCGCCTCACGTCCCTTCCGAGTCAACGCAGGTGCGGTTCACGCCTACATCCGCACACCCGACGGCGGGACCAAATACCTCGCAGGACTGCAAAGCGGCGACGAGGTACAGGTCGTCGACACTGACGGCAACACCCGCGAGGCCATCGTCGGTCGCGTCAAGATCGAACAGCGACCGATGTTCCGGGTCGCTCTCGAGACCGAAAGCGGCGACCGGGTGGAAACGCTGCTCCAGAACGCCGAGACGATCAAAGTCGCCGCCAAAGAGGGGCGCAAAGCCGTGACTGATCTCGAAGCCGGTGACGAGATCATGCTGTACTACGAGGACACGGCCCGCCACTTCGGCGAGGCCGTCGACGAGAGTATTATCGAGAAGTAACGGTTCGGCCCGTCGGGGCCGTTCGCCTCAACTGTCTTTCTCCGGGTCAGGGGCGTCGGGCTCGAGTCGCGTCGTACACCAGTGACAGAACTCGAGGTCCGGATCGACGTCTTTCCCACAGTGGGGACAGGTCGTCCCGTCCGCGTTCTCGTCGCCGCCGGACGGATAGCCGAGTGCCCGAAAGGTCGCGTCGATCGCGGCAAACAGGGCAATAAACGAGAGGGAAAACTGTGCCATCGGATCGGTGTCCTCGGCCATGGCGGTCGCCTGTGCGATGGCTTCGTCGTAACTCGCCGGTTGGGCGGCTGCGAGTTGCTCGATCGGGAGCAAGAAGGCACTCGCAGCGAGGAACAGACCAGCAAAAACGGCAGCGCGAAGCCAGTCACGAGCGAGGACGTGACCCGCACCGGGCAAGATCACCGAGAGACCGGCAGCGAGGATCGCGCGGAGCCATGTCATTGTCGGCTAGTGGGAGACCGCTGCCCTTAACATTCCGATTTCGGTTATTCTCGAGCGACAGACTGATCAGGCGCTACAAACGGGTGTGAACCACTCGGTGAATAGCTATGACTCGTTGCACGCGTTGACGGTCGTTTCGATCGTCGTCGATCCCGTCGTGGCCCTGATTTCGATCGGCACGGAAGCCGTAGCGTTACACGATGCACCACTCACATCGATCGAGCCGGTCTCGTCAGCTCCGACAGCGTCGTCGGGCGGGTCAACCGTCACGTTCGATGCCTGGTCGTTGGCTCCTGAGTCGGCAACGGTTGCCGCCTCGACCGAGAGTGGTTCCGGAAGACGGTTCGTCACCGTCACGACCGACCCGTTCTGCGTGCTGTTGAACGCCACCGACTGCTCCGACTCGTCGTCGGCGATCGCCACCTCGACCGGTCGTTCGACCGCAACCGAACTCACGCCGCCGCTCGAGACGAGAAGCGAGACGAGCGCGAGGCCGACCATCGCGAGCCCGAGTCGCGACGTCATCGCGGCGGGTCACCCCGTCCGATCCGATTGCGATGCGCGTAGCTCGTGTGCACGACCGCGGTAACGCCGAACATCGCAACGAAGATCGCCGCGAGTGCCGTGCCGCCGAGGTTGACGAACGGGAAGATCGCATACCGGGCGAGCACAGTCAGTGCCAGCCCGACGACGGTCAGCCCGAGGTAGACGTGGCTCCACGGGATGTCCTGTGCGGGGACGTACTCGAGGTACATCTGGAGTGCCGCCGCCTCGTCGGTCAGTTCGACGACGCCGCGGGACTGGTCGTACTCGATCGCGCCGGCCTCGTCGAGTTTCGGCAGGTGCGACTGCCGGAGCGCAGTGTAGACGCGCTTTCGCTTCTTCCAGGGCAGCTCGTCGGCTGGGATATCGTACTCCCAGGCTGAAATCGAGTCAACGAGCGACCGCAGGTCGACGCGTTGTTCCTCGGTCTGCTTGAGATAGTGGAGCACCCACCGCCGTCGACGGTTGCTCAGCATCGTGAATATCTCGTCACGTGTCAGTTCGTCCGTCCGCGATTCGTCTCGTTTCGAAAGCGTCGTCACCCCATCATCCCCCACCGACCCTGTTACCGGTTAGTCTGTTAATTAATTGGAAGCTATAGATCTCGACACCGACAACGACCTCGAGGACCGTTGCTCTGGTTCCGGCACGACCATCCCTGAACCGATTCAAACTGATATAACTGAAATGAACTGTCATTCGAGACAGATATGGGCTCGACGACGGTAGATAGAGGCGTTCTAATCCGACGTTTTTCGCTGACAAACGGTGGCTGCAGTGGTGGAAACCAGCCCATAGCAAAACCGGACACTCATGTCCGGTGAAACGACGTGCACCGTATCTCGTCGATACGTCGTCGCGTCAGCGAGGGCTAGAAGACGATGTCAGAAACGGGAGCAGGCGATGGGACAGTGCTTCGACGAGTGGCAACGATCGGTGTCGTCGTCCTCGTCGGTCTGTTGGTGTTCGGACACGTCCTCGGTGTGCCACTCGGGCTCGGCTACGTCGAAACCGGTAGCATGGAGCCGACGATCGACGCCGGCGACGGCTTCGTCGCCGTTCCGACCGCCGTCGCCGGTCCCGTCGAAGAAGGGGACGTCGTCGTCTACGATGCACAGGAGATCGAGGGCGGCGGGCTGACGACCCATCGAGTCGTCGAGAAAACCGATCACGGCTACGTGACGCGGGGGGATGCGAATCCGTTCACCGATCAAGACGGCGGCGAACCCCACGTCACCGACGGGCAGATCGTCGCGAAAGCCTGGCAGATACACGGCGAGGTCGTGACGATTCCCCACCTCGGGACAGCCGCGATGGCCATCCAGGGCGGACTCGAGTCGGCCCAGTGGTGGCTCGCGTCGACGCTCGGCGTCCGAGCGCTGGCCGGCAGTCAGGGACTCTCGTATCTCCTGCTCGGGTTCGGGCTGGTCGTCATCGTCCTATCGGCTGTGTTCGATGGGCGTGGAACGCCCGACCGCGAGCGCGCTCGAGCACGCACGCGTAGAGACGCGTTCGATGCTCGGCGACTCGTCGTCGGGATGGGGGCACTCGTCTTCGTGGTCGCGCTGGCGACGATGGTCGCGATGTCGGGCTCGGTCGAGATCGGCCTCGTGAGCGCCGAGTTCGACTCCGAGCGGCCCGACGTCGTCCCCGCAGGCGACACGAAGACACACACGACCGAACTGCGAAACGGCGGCGTGTTGCCGGTCGTGAGCATCACGGAACCGGCTAGCGACGGCATCGAGATCGACGACGACCCGCGGGTGCTCACCCACGGCGAGCGCGTCAACGCGACCGTCGCGCTGACCGCACCGCCGGAGACGGGCTACTACCTGCGCTCGTACACCGAACGCCGGTACTTCGCGGTGCTGCCGCCGCCAGTAATCGCTCGATTGCACGCGATCCATCCATGGGTGGCGATGACCAGCGTGGCGACCGTCGTCACCGGGCTGTTCGTCCTGCCGGTCGCGCTCCTCGCGGGCACCGGCACGATCAGAACCCGGTCGCGGCGGCGATCGGATTCGACTGACGGATTCTTGAAGTGATAGCTATGCACAGGAGACGTTCGACTCTGGGGAGGTATCGACAGTGAACAGCGATCGGTTACTCGTCCGGGCGCGAGCCGCGCTCGCCGAGTGGTACACCCTCGTCGTCGTGGTGTTGCTCGCGGTGGCGCTGGTCGGCGGCTGGGGGGCGTACACGTCGCTTGCCGGCCCCGCTGAGGAGATGAATCGAGACACGACCGAGTCGTGGTCGACGACCGGCAGCTTCGACCACAGTGCGGAAGTCACGTCGGAGAACGAGGTGTATCCCGTCGGCACGGAACTCTCCGATCGGTCGGTCTACTTCACCGACGTGACGCCCGAACTCGAGGGGACGTTCACCTACCGGTACGACGCCGACGCCGGCGACGTGACCGCCAACGTCGAACTCGAGCGGGTGATCCGCTCTGCCGACGACGAACAGGAGTACTGGGTGGTCAACGAGACGATCGCGGAGACGTCAGCCGAGGGCCTCGCACCCGGCGAGGAGGTGACGACCGACTTTGCGGTCGACGTTCCCGCGACGGTCAACGAGAGCGAACGCATCGAGGAGAGCCTCGGCGGCTCGCCGGGCTCGATCGAAACGGTCGTCGTCGCGACCGTGGCGCTGCAGGGGACGGTCGACGGCGAGTCCGTCGAGCGAACCGAGCAGTACGAGTTGGCGCTCGAGCCCGACGGCTCGACCTACACTGTCAGCGCCACTGAGAGCGACCGAGACGGGGGTCAGCAGACCGAGACCGGCAGCGAGGTCACGACTGCCTCCGCCGGCGGCCTCGGGCTGATTCTCCCGCTGGTGGTACTCCTGGGATCACTGGGCGGACTCGGTGCGATCGTCGCGGCGAGACACAGCGAGCGGCTCGCGCCCTCCGAGGTCGAACTCGAGCGCCTTCGAAGCGAGTACGAGCGCAAGGAATTCGACGAGTGGATCTCTCGCGGCTCGCTGCCCGACGAGGTTCGGGATCGGCCGCGGATCGAGGTGTCGACGCTCGAGGACCTGGTGGACGTGGCGATCGATTGTGATCGGCGCGTGCTCGAGGACGAATCGGCTGGTGAGTACTACGTGGTTGATGGAGAATCGCTGTACGCATACGAATCGGAGGAACTCGAGAACAGCGATCTCCAAGGTGAGACGCCTTCTGACGGGGAAGCGTTCACCGTCGAACCCGTGACTGATGGCAGCGAGATCGAGGACGAGGAGTGACCCCTCGATCGGCTGTGAAAGCCGGTCGCTTCGGTGGCTAGCTTTCCGCGTCACCTCGAATGCGGTTCGTCATTGCGAAGCGTTCACGGGGTCGTGGCTCGCCGTTCTTTGGCACGTTCGTACCCCCGTTTCCAGCCTTCCGTTGGTGTTGAGCATGTTGGGCAGCAGTGCACGCATGGTCGGGGTACGGTCAGGTGAGGATAGCGCCTCGAAAGAGAGCAGACAGAACGTCGCCTCGAGTTTGTCACCCATCTGTGGGCGAGTGTGCGAAGGGTGCGCCCAGAACGGACTCGAACAGTTATTCCACCACAGACAAAGTCGGTGATTCATGCCTTGAAACGGGTCGTCGATGAGGCCAGTTCACAGCGTGCCGGTCTCGCTATCGAAAACGTCACGAGTTGATTATGATCCTGCTACCGTCGGTTAGACGGTCCCCAACATCTCTCGCTTCGAGTAAACAATTGTTTTCCCATCTCTGCAGACGGCCCGTGTCGAGACGACTGGCGATGGCTGCGGTCACCGCTGGCGGTGTATACAAAACAGGGAGTCTCCCATCACCCTGAATCGACGCGTCGAACTCGAGGTGGTCGACGATCGGTTGGTTGACGCGAGCTCGAGAGAGACGCGACAGGTGACAGAACTATGGAACGACGTAAATTCCTGATCGGAGCAGGGAGTACAGCTATCGGTGCAAGCGCGCTCGTCGGTTCAGGCGCATTCACGAGTGTAAGTGCGAATCGAAAGCTAGTGGTTGAGACTGCTGACGATGCTGACGCGTTGTTAGCGCTTGAGGCAGAAGGTACGCCGAACGCTAACGAGTATGTCGATGAGACCGGTAACGCAATATCAATCGATATCTCGACCGCAGCTGGCGACGGCGTCAATGACGACGCGAAAACCATCGTCCGGAATCTCTTCCAAGCGAGTAACGAGGGTTCACAGGCAGTGTACGTGTGGGCAGAAGGACTCCCGACTGGAGTCTCCATGTTCCATGACGACGACGGTGGAACGAACTACAAAATGACAGGTACCGGTAATAACCAGGGTGCATTCTCAGACACAAGCAATCTTGATCCCAGTGACCCAGCCGACGTAAACGACCCAAAGAACCCAGCAGGATACGAAGCTGCACCCAAGCTTACGGTCGGAGAGACCCTACACAACATTGGCCTCTCAGTCGATACTACAAATGGAGAGGTCAACTTCGACGATGACATCGTGATCAAAGCTGTCGCCGCGGCCGAGGTCGAGTAACTGGATTTAGCTGACGGGCGTAAACGTCGCGCCCGTTTGTTATAATCATGAAAAGACGACAGTTCATCGTCGGTCTAGGCGGGCTCGCGGCCAGTTCCAGTCTCGTGCTGGGATCCGATGCCTTCACGAGCGTCGGCGCCGAGCGTCGTTTAGACGTCCAGACCGTGGATGACAACGATGCGTTGTTGATACTCCAACAGCTCGGCGACGGTAAACGAAGTGTCGAGGACGATACACCCGAGAAAGTGGAGTTCAGCTTCCCCGGTCTGGAGGAACGATTAGATGACCCCCGTCTCGGACTCGGCGTCGACTCTGTGTACGAGTTTGACCGAGACGCTAACGAGTCAGGGGATCAAAATTCCACCGAAGGCCTGCTCCGCATCGAGAATCGGGGGACACAGACCGTCACGGTCTACTCCAAACACGAGACCAACTCCGAACTCGAGATCGAACTGTATGACGTGGCGGACGACGATGAAACGTCGCTCCGAGACGACCCTGCCGAACTCGGTGTCGGTGAACACGTCGACGTCGGATTCCGAATCCGGACGTTCGGGGCCGACGCTGGTACCTTCGACGAAACGCTCACGATCATCGCAGAAAAGACGGAGTAGGAACGGTGGGCCCGGTGCCGTTACGGCCGCGGGAAGATTTTCTTTTCTCCTTCGCGAACCAGTACACCGTTCTTCTCGGTTGAGATTACTGAGCAGTAATTAGGCGAGATCAGAAACGAGCCGTGACAGTGTCTCGAGGTCGTACTGTCCCGGCGCAGTCGCCTCCGCAGGATCGACAGGCGCATACCCAATTTTCGACCCGTACACCGGAGCCACCGCACGTGTGTGACTCCCGACCTCGCCCATCGCCATCGTGGCAACAGTGTCCCCGTGCGAGGTCAGCTGCTCGGTCGCCGACAGCAACGCGAGCGTATCGGCCTTCGATTCGGCTGTCACCGCCAGCTTCGCCACGTCGGCGTACTTGCCCGCCTCGGTTAGCGTCCGCACTAGTTCTTTCCGTGGCGGTGTCCCTTCGAAGTCGTGGGCCGACGCGACGATCGACACGTCGCGCTCGCGAGCCGTCTCGAGCACCCCCTCGGCTTCCCCATCCAAAATCGACTCGAGTTCGACGTCAATCGCCTCGACGGCCTCGAACGCGGTTGCCTCGGCCAGTGCCTCGAGTCGTCCTTCATCGTTAGCCTCACCACCCTCCCATTCGGCCCGGTTCGTCGCGAGGATCGGCAACTCGCCGTCGTAGGCCTCGAGCGCAGCCAGCGGCTCGTCGGCTAAGTCCATTCGAAATTCGATCGCATCGGCGTGCTCGCGGGCCGCAGGTTCGTCCGAGAGGTCGGCTGTCGACGCTGCGAGCACGAAGGAATCGAAGGTCAGTCCCATTGCTACGGAGTGCGGTCCAGCGCGACAAAAACGGTATCGTTCCGGCGAGTGCCGCGATTATGCCATTCCGATGGTCTCCTCGGCCTCGAGGAGCTCGTGGTACCGGTTGCGGATGGTGACTTCGGAGATGTCGGCAACGTCGGAGACGGCAGCCTGCGTGGTCTTCTCGTTGGTCAGCAGTGCGGCGGCGTAGACCGCGGCGGCCGCAAGGCCGACCGGCGACTTGCCGCTGTGGACGCCCTTCTCCTTGGCGTTCTGGAGCAGCGAGCGCGCGCGGTGTTCGGCCTCGTCCGAGAGTTCGAGCCCCGAGGCAAAGCGGGGGACGTAGCTCTCGGGGTCGGCGGGCTGGACCTCGAGGCCGAGCTCGCGGACCACGTAGCGGTAGGTGCGCGCGATTTCGTTTTTCTCGACACGGGAGACGTCGGCGATCTCGTCGAGGCTCCGGGGGACGCCGGCCTGGCGGGCGGCAGCGTAGACACAGGCCGTGGAGACGCCCTCGATGGAGCGCCCAGGAAGAAGGTCCTCGTCGAGCGCGCGCCGGTAGATGACGCTGGCCGTCTCGCGGACGTTCGTGGGGAGGCCGAGCGCGGAGGCCATCCGGTCGATCTCGCCGAGTGCCTGTTTCAGGTTGCGCTCCTTGGAGTCGCGCGTGCGGAAGCGCTCGTTCCACTTGCGCAGGCGCTGCATCTTCTCGCGCTGGCGCGAGCCAAGCGAGTTGCCGTAGGCGTCTTTGTTACGCCAGTCGATGTTCGTCGAGAGCCCCTTGTCGTGCATCGTGTTGGTCGTGGGCGCGCCCACGCGGGACTTCTCGTTTTTCTCGGCGGCGTCGAACGCACGCCATTCGGGACCGCGGTCGACCGAGTCTTCCTCGACGACCAGTCCACAGTCCTCACAGACCGTCTCGCCGTGTTCGTCGTCAACGACGAGCTGGCCGGCACATTCGGGACAGACCAGGTCTTCGTCCTCGGTTTCGGTCTCCTGTTCGTTCGTTTGGGGTTCGCTACGTCGTACTCTCGTGTTCGATGGTGCGTTAGTCATACGGTGGCGAGTGCTGCCCGGCCGAACCGATCGCAAAAGCCCGGACGGATCCGTTACCTCCCACGTTCAGACACTCGAAGGATAAGGGTTTCGAAATCTCAGCCAGATAAGCCTCGAAAACGGGTAATTCGGGCAAAAGAGTATGATAGATAGAAACATTAAAGCACAGTA is a window from the Natrinema sp. HArc-T2 genome containing:
- a CDS encoding type I 3-dehydroquinate dehydratase → MGLTFDSFVLAASTADLSDEPAAREHADAIEFRMDLADEPLAALEAYDGELPILATNRAEWEGGEANDEGRLEALAEATAFEAVEAIDVELESILDGEAEGVLETARERDVSIVASAHDFEGTPPRKELVRTLTEAGKYADVAKLAVTAESKADTLALLSATEQLTSHGDTVATMAMGEVGSHTRAVAPVYGSKIGYAPVDPAEATAPGQYDLETLSRLVSDLA
- a CDS encoding 3-dehydroquinate synthase II, which produces MTRTVWVKADDAVGDWDDRRARITAALEAGADWVLVDEDDVERVRELGDINVAAFRTDGDVTLVDDIDDAESDDEPPTQADAIIVGKEGEGDATIDLPEDFSGSADLSTLRRDGDFERGAYVRILSKEYEHFAETAAEEADHTIVVGEDWTIIPLENLIARIGEETDLVAGVTSAEEAKTAFETLEIGSDAVLLDSDDPDEIRKTVEVRDEAARESLDLEYAEVLDVERAGSADRVCVDTGNLLEHDEGMLVGSMSRGLVFVHAETAESPYVASRPFRVNAGAVHAYIRTPDGGTKYLAGLQSGDEVQVVDTDGNTREAIVGRVKIEQRPMFRVALETESGDRVETLLQNAETIKVAAKEGRKAVTDLEAGDEIMLYYEDTARHFGEAVDESIIEK
- a CDS encoding signal peptidase I; its protein translation is MSETGAGDGTVLRRVATIGVVVLVGLLVFGHVLGVPLGLGYVETGSMEPTIDAGDGFVAVPTAVAGPVEEGDVVVYDAQEIEGGGLTTHRVVEKTDHGYVTRGDANPFTDQDGGEPHVTDGQIVAKAWQIHGEVVTIPHLGTAAMAIQGGLESAQWWLASTLGVRALAGSQGLSYLLLGFGLVVIVLSAVFDGRGTPDRERARARTRRDAFDARRLVVGMGALVFVVALATMVAMSGSVEIGLVSAEFDSERPDVVPAGDTKTHTTELRNGGVLPVVSITEPASDGIEIDDDPRVLTHGERVNATVALTAPPETGYYLRSYTERRYFAVLPPPVIARLHAIHPWVAMTSVATVVTGLFVLPVALLAGTGTIRTRSRRRSDSTDGFLK
- a CDS encoding transcription initiation factor IIB family protein, with the protein product MTNAPSNTRVRRSEPQTNEQETETEDEDLVCPECAGQLVVDDEHGETVCEDCGLVVEEDSVDRGPEWRAFDAAEKNEKSRVGAPTTNTMHDKGLSTNIDWRNKDAYGNSLGSRQREKMQRLRKWNERFRTRDSKERNLKQALGEIDRMASALGLPTNVRETASVIYRRALDEDLLPGRSIEGVSTACVYAAARQAGVPRSLDEIADVSRVEKNEIARTYRYVVRELGLEVQPADPESYVPRFASGLELSDEAEHRARSLLQNAKEKGVHSGKSPVGLAAAAVYAAALLTNEKTTQAAVSDVADISEVTIRNRYHELLEAEETIGMA
- a CDS encoding HAD family hydrolase yields the protein MAAYDAVYFDLDSTLCEPTQDATELLEATFDRAGHEQFCTPAELRAAVPDLPTAETDREFYEHLFAEVADRSGVETEIAPTLASEYLEVRDPTAVEFRPGARTALEYARDRAHVGLITNGGRPTQTQKLRTLGIEDAFDVRVFTEPSAGIAPKPSAAPFERALTELAVTPDAAIHVGDSLHADIAGANAMGLDSAWLDLGRDEPSEHVPTYELASLETLETIV
- a CDS encoding DUF5305 domain-containing protein, with product MNSDRLLVRARAALAEWYTLVVVVLLAVALVGGWGAYTSLAGPAEEMNRDTTESWSTTGSFDHSAEVTSENEVYPVGTELSDRSVYFTDVTPELEGTFTYRYDADAGDVTANVELERVIRSADDEQEYWVVNETIAETSAEGLAPGEEVTTDFAVDVPATVNESERIEESLGGSPGSIETVVVATVALQGTVDGESVERTEQYELALEPDGSTYTVSATESDRDGGQQTETGSEVTTASAGGLGLILPLVVLLGSLGGLGAIVAARHSERLAPSEVELERLRSEYERKEFDEWISRGSLPDEVRDRPRIEVSTLEDLVDVAIDCDRRVLEDESAGEYYVVDGESLYAYESEELENSDLQGETPSDGEAFTVEPVTDGSEIEDEE
- a CDS encoding zinc ribbon domain-containing protein, whose translation is MTWLRAILAAGLSVILPGAGHVLARDWLRAAVFAGLFLAASAFLLPIEQLAAAQPASYDEAIAQATAMAEDTDPMAQFSLSFIALFAAIDATFRALGYPSGGDENADGTTCPHCGKDVDPDLEFCHWCTTRLEPDAPDPEKDS